The following coding sequences lie in one Aricia agestis chromosome 10, ilAriAges1.1, whole genome shotgun sequence genomic window:
- the LOC121731211 gene encoding zinc finger MYM-type protein 1-like — MKRVKESGAKFRKKRAKKEADAKKSQGALLKYFSSSSGSKATLTSSVASSSCSSGSDSSEQEEDVPAVAVESRSGPTTEQGQDEIDSPEVSQASSHKPAEKVNVAKKDIIEIVPFAPAEAKDVNLDDVGCWPSPMTDEVRTLLVRRGSDLVQHIDCKFADVVRSGTSTKGGTRKLTKEWFYKPLSNGEKVLRTWMVYSPSKQSLYCFCCKLFGNSDSNFASEEGFNKWWKLNPRIGDHENSPGHEQSFLKWKELEVRLNRKATIDQKQQEVFESEVKKWRDVLYRLLNIIQFLAKQNLAFRGHREDIRGDDSGNRGNFLELVHLLAKYDPLLMEHLTKIKLGARVPVSYLSPETQNEFINLLGQQVRSTIIRRIQEAKYYCVIFDSTPDISHNDQMSQVLRYVHIEGEKVAVVESFIDFFEPKGKNAEDLSNDIIAKITSDGLDIQNLRGQAYDNAATMSGIHNGVQARIKALNPKATFVACTNHSLNLAGVHAASESVNSVTFFGTLEKLFAFFSASTARWNALVAVTGQAVKRVTETRWSARHVAVKMLKNKFELVLEVLEELTDSSQTSETRSGASLLLTAMQSFNFLTFLGFWAAVLPEVDDAQIYLQQRGLSVDKCTQKLCALKTLLVESRDRFVQDAIDFAKTLCEKLGIELKTRRIRRKRRMHDDESFEDAALSHEQELRREVFASFDKIIQEMTTRFQQIQEISDKFGFLTPANLLDSKYECDLSHVLEDIDKDEFQMERKRLQQFVASSESEEDNIRGKGPLELLQFIQKLNLGISVPNIIILIRIYLTLAISVASCERSFSKLKLIKNYLRSAMSSARLSNLAILSIEQELAANIDFDKVISDFAAQKARRIRL, encoded by the exons ATGAAAAGAGTCAAAGAAAGCGGTGCCAAATTCCGCAAAAAAAGGGCTAAGAAAGAAGCAGATGCGAAGAAGTCTCAAGGTGCATTACTGAAATATTTCAGTTCCAGTTCTGGTTCGAAAGCCACGTTAACGTCTTCGGTGGCATCCTCATCCTGCAGCAGCGGAAGTGATTCCAGT GAACAAGAAGAAGACGTGCCTGCCGTCGCAGTTGAAAGTCGTTCTGGTCCCACCACAGAGCAGGGTCAAGACGAAATCGACTCACCAGAAGTATCTCAAGCATCTAGTCATAAGCCTGCAGAAAAAGTGAATGTTGCCAAAAAAGACATAATTGAAATCGTGCCTTTTGCTCCTGCCGAAGCCAAAGATGTGAATCTCGACGATGTAGGTTGCTGGCCTTCTCCTATGACCGACGAAGTCAGAACACTTCTAGTACGTCGCGGATCTGACTTAGTACAGCACATCGATTGCAAATTTGCCGATGTTGTTCGCTCAGGGACTTCAACGAAAGGCGGTACCCGAAAACTAACCAAAGAGTGGTTCTACAAACCATTATCTAACGGCGAAAAGGTTCTCCGAACATGGATGGTGTACTCGCCTTCGAAGCAATCCTtgtattgtttttgttgcaaGCTGTTTGGCAATTCCGACTCAAACTTCGCATCTGAAGAAGGATTCAACAAATGGTGGAAGCTAAATCCAAGAATCGGAGACCATGAAAATAGCCCGGGCCATGAGCAGAGCTTCTTGAAATGGAAGGAGTTGGAAGTTCGCCTGAACCGTAAAGCAACCATCGATCAGAAACAACAAGAAGTTTTCGAAAGTGAGGTGAAGAAGTGGAGGGATGTACTGTACAGGTTGCTGAACATTATCCAGTTCTTAGCCAAACAGAATCTGGCCTTCAGAGGACATCGAGAAGACATTCGAGGAGATGATAGTGGCAATCGCGGGAACTTTCTGGAGTTAGTGCACCTCCTAGCTAAATATGACCCTCTTCTAATGGAACACCTGACAAAGATAAAGCTGGGAGCAAGAGTCCCAGTTTCGTATCTATCTCCAGAAACCCAGAATGAATTTATAAACTTACTGGGACAGCAAGTTCGATCCACCATCATCCGTCGTATTCAAGAAGCTAAATATTATTGCGTAATCTTCGACAGTACACCAGACATCTCCCACAATGACCAAATGAGCCAAGTTCTGCGATACGTACATATCGAAGGAGAAAAAGTCGCCGTGGTTGAATCTTTCATCGACTTCTTTGAACCAAAAGGAAAAAATGCAGAAGATCTCAGCAACGATATAATCGCGAAGATAACATCAGACGGACTGGACATACAGAATCTGAGAGGACAGGCTTACGACAATGCTGCCACAATGTCAGGGATCCACAATGGAGTTCAAGCCCGGATTAAAGCCCTGAATCCGAAAGCTACATTCGTTGCATGCACAAACCACTCACTAAACTTGGCTGGGGTACACGCTGCTTCTGAATCAGTGAATTCCGTGACGTTTTTTGGAACTCTGGAGAAGCTATTTGCCTTCTTTTCTGCATCAACTGCTCGATGGAACGCTTTGGTTGCCGTCACAGGTCAAGCAGTGAAACGAGTCACTGAAACGCGCTGGAGCGCTAGACATGTAGCTGTCAAGATGCTTAAAAATAAGTTTGAGTTAGTTCTTGAGGTACTGGAAGAATTAACAGATTCATCTCAAACTTCCGAAACAAGATCAGGAGCCAGTCTTCTCCTGACAGCCATGCAGTCCTTTAACTTCCTAACTTTTCTTGGCTTTTGGGCTGCAGTGCTACCTGAAGTAGATGACGCACAGATTTACCTGCAGCAACGAGGACTAAGTGTCGATAAGTGTACTCAGAAACTCTGCGCTTTAAAAACCCTCCTAGTGGAAAGTAGAGACCGTTTCGTCCAAGACGCAATCGACTTTGCTAAGACTCTCTGCGAAAAACTCGGAATCGAACTAAAAACGAGAAGAATTCGCAGGAAAAGACGCATGCATGATGATGAATCTTTTGAAGATGCAGCTTTGTCTCACGAGCAGGAACTCCGTCGAGAGGTGTTCGCATCATTTGACAAGATCATTCAAGAAATGACGACTCGATTCCAGCAAATTCAAGAAATATCGGACAAGTTCGGATTTTTGACGCCAGCGAATCTTTTGGACAGCAAGTACGAGTGTGATCTTTCCCATGTATTAGAAGACATCGACAAAGACGAGTTTCAGATGGAGCGGAAGCGTCTTCAGCAGTTTGTTGCCAGTTCTGAATCAGAGGAAGATAATATAAGGGGTAAAGGACCACTGGAGCTCCTCCAGTTCATTCAAAAACTGAATCTCGGAATTTCGGTTCCAAATATAATCATCTTGATTcgtatatatttgactttggcGATTAGTGTTGCAAGTTGTGAGCGAAGCTTTTCGAAGTTGaagctaataaaaaattaccTCAGATCTGCTATGAGCTCCGCTAGACTATCAAACTTGGCTATATTGTCGATTGAACAAGAATTGGCTGCAAATATTGATTTTGACAAAGTTATTTCTGACTTCGCTGCTCAAAAGGCCCGTAGAATCCGCTTGTAA